The DNA sequence TCAGCCCGGCGTCGACCTCCTCGGCCACAGCGAGGATGACGGCCGCCGCCGACTGCCCGACGGTCAGCTGGCGGACTTCGTGATCGACCCCGGCAGCGGTGAGCTCGGTCTCGATGGCGTCCAGGTCCTGTGCGGTGGCGAAGTTCGGGTGCGAGAAGTCGCCGTGCCGGCCCGTGTTGACCACCACCAGGCGGGCCGAGTGCAGCCGAGCCTGGTCGATGGCGGCGTCCATGGCCGCAGAGCCCTCGGGAGTGGGCAGGTAGCCCAGCACGATGTTCATCCGGCCTCCTAGCGCAGGCTCTGCTC is a window from the Microlunatus panaciterrae genome containing:
- a CDS encoding universal stress protein, which codes for MNIVLGYLPTPEGSAAMDAAIDQARLHSARLVVVNTGRHGDFSHPNFATAQDLDAIETELTAAGVDHEVRQLTVGQSAAAVILAVAEEVDAGLIVIGLRRRTPVGKIITGSTAQQVLLDADCPVLAVKAR